From Criblamydia sequanensis CRIB-18, a single genomic window includes:
- a CDS encoding anthranilate synthase component I family protein yields the protein MKKPHKSRYTKVLESFEINSKEFLCSVELLEHYEGALFFSGEGHSSSKASYLALFPYEEISVTDRKTVFKSLFGKKEIKAGNPWDNIRGFIGAPEGDLGLPDWLGYFSYEMGAHSEPGYVLSLKLSDYPLAQFKRFAALIKFEIETKKTSFYFDEKILAKMGPPILKASEGLLKASFWKTKTPESIKSHASLKCIQSFDSLKDYTKKIEDIKELIREGVVYQLNLSHRTQYLGEISPAALFERLSLTQSVPFSAYLRFDHLNILSFSPERLLKNDKGKLSTCPIKGTAPRGLSEEEDQYNKKWLLESEKNFSELLMITDLSRNDLSKVSEKASVQAKRIACLETYQNVFHLVSEIESLASPRFHAVDLIRACFPGGSITGCPKLSAMQELAKLEKRARGIYTGSIGYLAENGDFDFNIAIRTLTYFNSILELSVGGGIVIDSDPREEYEETFHKGAPFIRILNKCIS from the coding sequence ATGAAAAAGCCTCATAAATCCAGATACACAAAAGTTTTAGAGTCTTTTGAAATTAATTCCAAAGAGTTTCTCTGTAGTGTAGAGCTTCTAGAACACTATGAAGGAGCTCTTTTTTTTTCGGGCGAAGGCCATAGCTCTTCTAAAGCCTCATACTTAGCCCTTTTTCCCTATGAAGAAATTTCGGTAACGGATAGAAAAACGGTTTTCAAAAGCCTTTTTGGTAAAAAAGAAATAAAAGCCGGAAACCCATGGGATAATATACGAGGGTTTATCGGGGCTCCGGAAGGTGATTTAGGCCTCCCTGATTGGCTGGGCTACTTCAGCTACGAAATGGGAGCTCATAGCGAGCCGGGCTATGTTTTAAGCCTAAAGCTTTCAGACTATCCCTTGGCTCAATTTAAACGTTTTGCAGCGCTTATTAAATTTGAAATCGAGACTAAAAAAACTTCCTTTTATTTTGATGAGAAAATTCTAGCTAAGATGGGACCGCCCATTTTAAAAGCCTCGGAGGGTCTTCTAAAAGCCTCTTTTTGGAAAACAAAAACCCCTGAATCAATTAAGAGCCATGCCTCTTTAAAATGCATTCAAAGTTTTGATTCCCTTAAAGACTATACGAAAAAAATTGAGGACATTAAGGAGTTAATTAGAGAAGGGGTAGTCTATCAGTTAAACTTATCTCATAGAACCCAATACCTAGGTGAGATTTCCCCGGCCGCTTTGTTTGAGAGATTATCCTTAACTCAATCTGTCCCTTTTTCAGCTTATCTTCGTTTTGACCATTTAAACATACTTTCATTTTCACCCGAGAGATTGCTTAAAAATGACAAGGGCAAGCTTTCCACCTGTCCCATAAAGGGGACGGCGCCAAGAGGGCTCTCCGAAGAGGAAGATCAATATAATAAAAAATGGCTCCTTGAAAGCGAGAAAAACTTTTCCGAGCTTTTAATGATCACAGACCTTTCAAGAAATGACCTTTCAAAAGTATCAGAGAAAGCAAGCGTTCAAGCAAAACGCATTGCGTGCTTGGAAACCTATCAAAACGTATTTCATCTTGTTTCGGAGATTGAAAGTTTAGCAAGCCCTCGATTTCATGCTGTCGATCTTATTCGCGCCTGTTTTCCGGGCGGTTCTATAACAGGGTGCCCTAAACTCAGTGCGATGCAAGAACTCGCTAAGTTAGAGAAAAGAGCGCGAGGCATTTATACAGGGTCTATCGGGTATCTGGCGGAGAATGGAGATTTCGATTTTAACATTGCCATTAGAACCTTAACTTATTTTAATTCCATTTTAGAGCTTAGTGTCGGCGGAGGGATTGTCATAGATTCGGACCCAAGAGAGGAATATGAAGAAACCTTTCATAAAGGAGCTCCTTTTATAAGAATTTTAAATAAATGCATTTCTTAA
- a CDS encoding YebC/PmpR family DNA-binding transcriptional regulator yields MAGHSKWANIKHRKERADAKKGKVISRAAKEIISAVKMGGTDVRSNSRLRLAVEKAKAANVSNEVIDRNIKKANSEEQADYVEMSYELYGHGGVGLIVDIMTDNKNRISSDIRIATNKKGGSIAGPGSVAYNFDRRGVIHIIKNHAIENELFNAAIEAGALDFKAAEDVFIIYTDPQEFIQVKEAVEKLGFKADHAALEMVPKVLVECDDENFDANMGLIEWLENLDDVDAVYHNMNTQTDEKAS; encoded by the coding sequence ATGGCCGGACACAGTAAATGGGCAAATATTAAGCACCGTAAAGAAAGAGCAGATGCCAAGAAAGGCAAAGTTATCTCACGTGCTGCCAAAGAAATAATTAGCGCGGTTAAGATGGGCGGAACTGATGTCAGGTCTAATAGCCGCTTAAGGCTTGCTGTTGAAAAAGCGAAGGCTGCCAATGTTTCAAATGAGGTCATAGATCGTAATATTAAAAAAGCGAACTCAGAAGAGCAAGCGGATTATGTGGAAATGAGCTATGAGCTTTATGGCCATGGGGGGGTGGGCTTAATTGTCGATATTATGACCGATAATAAGAACCGTATTTCCTCAGATATCCGTATTGCCACCAATAAAAAGGGAGGGTCTATCGCAGGCCCGGGGTCTGTCGCTTATAACTTTGATAGAAGAGGGGTTATTCACATAATAAAGAACCATGCTATCGAAAATGAGCTTTTTAATGCCGCGATTGAAGCCGGCGCCTTGGATTTTAAAGCCGCTGAAGATGTTTTTATCATCTATACTGATCCCCAAGAGTTTATCCAGGTCAAAGAGGCCGTTGAAAAATTAGGTTTTAAAGCAGATCATGCGGCCCTTGAAATGGTTCCTAAGGTCTTAGTTGAGTGTGATGATGAAAACTTTGATGCGAATATGGGATTGATTGAATGGCTGGAAAATTTAGATGATGTCGATGCCGTGTATCATAATATGAACACACAAACTGATGAAAAAGCCTCATAA
- a CDS encoding M48 family metallopeptidase translates to MTLAVFQKEIEQLSKKKIKLKINDNRSTMLSVKWEPGCTKVSMHRIFLEAPKNIMDALSCHIRKENSAVSPTVKAYIENKLKSLDYSSTLDKAKLVSDGNVYDLREIYEYLNDYYFGGVLDLSITWYGKSYIKNRSRFTFGLYFQPLKLIKIHKMLDSLEIPLYFIEYVIYHEMLHHVCPSYYDESGRNHVHTPEFKKREKTFKDFKKAQEWLKINSHHFFID, encoded by the coding sequence ATGACTTTAGCGGTTTTTCAAAAAGAAATCGAACAACTCTCTAAAAAGAAGATAAAGCTTAAGATTAATGATAACCGCTCCACCATGCTGAGCGTTAAGTGGGAGCCCGGCTGCACTAAAGTTTCCATGCATAGGATTTTTCTAGAAGCACCAAAAAATATCATGGATGCGCTTTCCTGCCACATTCGAAAAGAAAATAGCGCCGTTTCGCCTACCGTTAAAGCTTATATTGAAAATAAATTAAAGTCTCTTGACTACTCATCGACCCTTGATAAAGCAAAGCTTGTGTCAGATGGGAACGTTTATGATTTAAGAGAGATCTACGAGTATCTTAACGATTATTATTTCGGCGGCGTTTTAGATTTATCGATCACATGGTATGGGAAATCGTACATAAAGAATCGCTCAAGGTTTACTTTTGGTCTTTACTTTCAACCTCTTAAGCTAATAAAAATTCATAAAATGTTAGATTCTTTGGAGATTCCCTTATATTTTATTGAATATGTCATCTATCATGAAATGCTTCACCACGTTTGCCCCTCTTATTATGATGAATCGGGCAGAAATCATGTTCATACCCCTGAATTTAAAAAACGGGAAAAGACTTTCAAGGATTTCAAAAAAGCCCAAGAATGGCTTAAAATAAATTCTCATCATTTTTTTATTGATTAG
- a CDS encoding GNAT family N-acetyltransferase, which yields MTQKEEDSFRSPLNIEIRYTELQDGPYLKEWLMDKDVGRWFPMADELEVEDAVNRWIAFYRYRASLTATHEGKPVGLTTLYLQPYRKLAHQCEFGIIVAPNYRGKKVGSELLNNLIHLARDKFKIELLHLQVYQENPAIRLYKRFGFVEFGCQTEWIKELNHTYTGRTFMEKRIRPKDTEIKS from the coding sequence ATGACTCAAAAAGAGGAAGATTCATTTCGATCCCCGCTAAACATCGAGATACGATACACCGAATTGCAAGACGGACCCTATCTTAAAGAGTGGCTCATGGATAAAGATGTCGGAAGATGGTTCCCAATGGCGGACGAGCTTGAGGTTGAAGATGCGGTGAATCGATGGATTGCATTTTATCGTTATAGAGCCAGTTTAACAGCGACCCATGAAGGAAAACCTGTTGGTTTAACAACTCTTTATTTACAGCCTTATCGAAAACTTGCGCATCAATGTGAATTTGGGATCATAGTGGCTCCCAACTACCGAGGGAAAAAAGTCGGCAGTGAACTGCTTAATAACCTGATTCATTTAGCTAGAGATAAATTTAAAATTGAACTTCTCCATTTGCAAGTCTATCAAGAAAACCCGGCTATTCGCCTTTACAAACGTTTTGGCTTCGTAGAGTTCGGCTGTCAAACTGAATGGATCAAAGAGTTGAATCACACGTATACGGGAAGAACTTTTATGGAAAAAAGAATAAGACCTAAAGATACGGAAATAAAAAGTTAA
- the prfB gene encoding peptide chain release factor 2 (programmed frameshift), protein MLGDDLAKMKELKQRLEHMWRYLDLANKKSQSVLLDAKMSEPKFWEDPESAKKTIAESNALKSWTDPADRLAERIDDVTELLPEAYGINDPSLIKELLQEIELIEKDMEELELKRMLSGELDNKNCYLSINAGAGGTESCDWALMLSRMYQRWAAKRKWEVEVIDCEDGDVAGIKSITLKFKGNYAFGYAKAEKGVHRLVRISPFDSNAKRHTSFASVDVSPEIDDDIEIEILPDDIRVDTYRSSGAGGQHVNKTDSAVRITHLPTGIVVASQSQRSQLQNKETCFKMLRSKLYELEVEARESKLKTLGGEKKEIAWGSQIRNYVFQPYTLVKDTRTKYEVGNIQAVMDGDLDGFVNAYLKEFGQL, encoded by the exons ATGTTGGGCGACGACTTAGCTAAGATGAAAGAATTAAAACAACGCCTTGAGCATATGTGGAGGTATCTT GACCTGGCTAACAAAAAAAGCCAATCGGTCCTATTAGATGCTAAAATGTCGGAGCCTAAATTTTGGGAAGACCCGGAATCTGCAAAAAAAACAATCGCTGAGTCAAATGCGCTTAAATCCTGGACGGATCCGGCGGATAGGTTAGCCGAGCGAATTGATGATGTAACCGAGTTATTGCCTGAGGCTTATGGAATTAACGACCCTTCATTGATAAAAGAACTTCTCCAGGAAATTGAGCTCATCGAAAAAGATATGGAGGAGCTCGAATTAAAAAGGATGCTTTCGGGCGAACTCGATAATAAAAATTGCTACCTTTCGATTAATGCGGGAGCCGGCGGTACGGAATCTTGCGATTGGGCATTAATGCTTTCCAGAATGTATCAACGGTGGGCTGCTAAAAGAAAGTGGGAAGTTGAAGTTATAGATTGCGAAGATGGCGATGTTGCAGGTATTAAAAGCATCACTTTGAAGTTTAAAGGTAATTATGCGTTCGGTTATGCAAAAGCTGAAAAAGGCGTGCATAGATTAGTTCGAATCTCTCCTTTTGATAGCAATGCAAAGCGGCATACAAGCTTTGCCTCGGTTGATGTATCGCCCGAGATTGATGATGATATTGAAATAGAGATATTGCCGGATGACATAAGGGTTGATACTTATCGATCCTCAGGGGCTGGCGGACAGCATGTTAATAAAACAGACTCTGCGGTGAGAATCACTCACTTGCCGACAGGAATTGTGGTTGCAAGCCAATCGCAAAGAAGCCAGTTGCAGAACAAAGAGACTTGTTTTAAAATGCTTCGCTCAAAATTATACGAACTTGAAGTTGAAGCCCGCGAAAGTAAATTGAAAACCCTTGGTGGGGAAAAAAAAGAAATTGCTTGGGGAAGCCAGATACGCAATTATGTTTTTCAACCCTATACTCTTGTTAAAGATACAAGAACCAAATACGAAGTGGGAAACATCCAGGCTGTGATGGATGGAGATCTCGATGGTTTTGTAAACGCATACTTAAAGGAATTTGGTCAATTATGA
- a CDS encoding UTP--glucose-1-phosphate uridylyltransferase — MTEKKNQLSVLANKLKTAFDLHEKLEVLQGQEEVIQFLKEKGLVQTYLQNLNEECTLVLLSIVAIGQKKMFDSLKWKPDVFENLRSFTHQLIPVERFYDSIGGIVGYQATLTNLLHEKKTSAVNFRKPIGKDISEKNAFTHKAIRKSLESAKEISEFYAVGGAGDRLDLRNPKTDEPLPAALLPFLGRSILETLFRDLEAREYLLFKLDNSLVTTPVVLMTSNEKNNHQYITELFEKNDWFGRNKDDFFLFNQPLVPVVDENGDWVFKDNFELVLKPGGHGAIWKGALMNGAFEWLEKKGIKSAIIRQINNPMAAIDHGILGFTGAGLLENKLFGFASCPRVVGSCEGMNVLREQKNENGYSYSITNVEYTEFDKQNIEDVPEEEGSLYSAYPANTNILFADLQTVKNAVKIDPIPGMLLNMKTLMEVKEGATIKVGRLESTMQNIADSIQDHSLDPITEDEQAHLKTYLTKNIRRKTISVTKNNFEKTKKLFETREGCFLDLLYNAEDLLSNFCGFEVPNQPDEKKFLEEGPSFIFLYHPGLGPLYDIICQKIQKGKIYKKSELILEISEIFIRDLTLEGSLVVDAKSPFGKRAESRFSEKAARVRLENVSVINKGLKLESPIGYPAGNFKREESVKIILNGFSEFQAKNVVFKGDQVIEIPEGYKVTAFEEGGKIKFLKEKIDRPSWSYCYHFLEDNRIAIKQV; from the coding sequence ATGACTGAAAAAAAAAATCAGCTGTCCGTGCTGGCTAACAAACTAAAGACTGCTTTTGATTTGCACGAAAAACTGGAAGTCCTTCAAGGTCAAGAAGAGGTCATACAATTTCTGAAAGAAAAAGGCTTGGTTCAAACTTATCTACAAAACTTAAACGAAGAATGCACACTTGTTTTATTAAGTATTGTAGCTATCGGCCAAAAAAAAATGTTTGATAGTCTCAAATGGAAGCCTGATGTTTTTGAAAATTTAAGATCTTTTACACATCAACTCATTCCTGTTGAACGGTTTTATGATTCAATAGGAGGAATAGTCGGCTATCAAGCAACACTTACAAATCTTTTGCATGAAAAAAAAACATCTGCAGTTAATTTCAGAAAACCGATTGGAAAAGACATCTCGGAAAAAAATGCTTTTACTCATAAAGCCATTCGAAAAAGCTTGGAAAGCGCTAAAGAAATTTCCGAATTTTATGCTGTTGGGGGAGCCGGCGATCGGCTTGACTTAAGAAACCCTAAAACCGATGAACCCTTGCCGGCCGCCCTTCTCCCCTTTCTTGGAAGGAGCATTTTAGAGACTTTATTCAGGGATTTAGAAGCTAGAGAATACCTTCTTTTTAAGCTTGATAATAGTCTTGTAACAACCCCTGTTGTACTCATGACCTCCAATGAAAAAAATAATCATCAATATATAACAGAACTGTTTGAAAAAAATGATTGGTTCGGAAGAAATAAAGACGATTTTTTTCTTTTCAATCAACCTTTAGTGCCGGTGGTTGATGAAAATGGGGATTGGGTTTTCAAAGATAATTTTGAATTAGTGCTTAAGCCTGGAGGACATGGGGCTATTTGGAAAGGCGCTTTGATGAACGGGGCTTTTGAATGGCTTGAAAAAAAGGGAATTAAGTCTGCCATCATTCGACAAATCAATAATCCTATGGCCGCGATCGATCATGGAATTCTTGGATTTACAGGAGCAGGCTTGCTTGAAAATAAGCTTTTTGGGTTTGCTTCCTGTCCCAGGGTAGTTGGCTCCTGTGAAGGCATGAATGTCCTTCGAGAGCAAAAAAATGAGAATGGGTATTCCTATTCTATCACGAATGTCGAGTATACCGAGTTTGACAAGCAAAACATTGAAGATGTGCCGGAAGAAGAGGGGAGTCTTTACTCTGCTTATCCCGCAAACACCAATATCCTCTTTGCAGATTTGCAAACGGTAAAAAATGCTGTTAAAATCGATCCGATTCCCGGGATGTTGTTGAATATGAAAACATTGATGGAGGTTAAAGAAGGGGCAACAATAAAAGTTGGCAGACTTGAGTCCACGATGCAAAATATTGCCGACTCCATTCAGGACCATTCCCTAGACCCTATCACAGAGGATGAACAGGCCCATTTAAAAACTTATCTCACTAAAAATATTCGAAGAAAAACCATTTCTGTTACCAAAAATAACTTTGAAAAAACGAAGAAGCTTTTCGAAACAAGAGAAGGTTGTTTTCTTGACCTTCTTTACAATGCTGAAGACCTGCTTTCAAATTTTTGCGGCTTTGAAGTTCCAAATCAGCCGGATGAGAAAAAATTTTTAGAAGAAGGGCCTTCCTTTATTTTTCTCTATCATCCTGGACTTGGACCTTTGTATGATATTATCTGTCAGAAAATTCAAAAGGGTAAAATTTATAAAAAGTCGGAGCTTATCCTTGAAATTTCTGAAATTTTTATTAGGGATTTGACATTGGAAGGAAGTTTAGTCGTCGATGCAAAATCCCCTTTTGGGAAAAGGGCTGAAAGTAGATTTAGCGAAAAAGCTGCCCGAGTAAGACTTGAGAATGTCAGCGTCATCAATAAAGGCTTAAAGCTCGAAAGTCCAATTGGTTACCCTGCAGGGAATTTTAAAAGGGAAGAGAGTGTGAAAATTATTTTAAATGGCTTTTCAGAATTTCAAGCAAAAAATGTCGTCTTTAAAGGGGATCAAGTCATCGAAATTCCCGAGGGTTATAAGGTGACTGCTTTTGAGGAAGGCGGTAAAATTAAATTTTTAAAAGAAAAAATAGATAGACCTTCTTGGAGTTATTGCTATCATTTTCTTGAAGATAATAGAATAGCTATCAAGCAAGTGTAA
- a CDS encoding SWIB/MDM2 domain-containing protein: MAANTTTKKKPSAFMKPVQVSEALAEIVGKGPMARTEVTKKLWDYIKKNKLQDPKNKRNINPDAKLAKVFGSSASIDMFKMTSKVSKHLKEAEAR, encoded by the coding sequence ATGGCAGCCAATACCACCACTAAGAAAAAACCATCTGCTTTCATGAAGCCCGTCCAAGTCAGCGAAGCCTTGGCAGAAATCGTCGGAAAAGGCCCTATGGCCCGTACTGAAGTAACAAAAAAACTTTGGGATTACATTAAAAAGAACAAATTGCAAGACCCAAAAAATAAAAGAAATATTAATCCAGACGCTAAACTTGCAAAAGTTTTCGGCTCCTCTGCTTCAATTGACATGTTCAAAATGACAAGCAAAGTTTCCAAACATTTGAAAGAAGCTGAAGCTCGCTAG